In Temnothorax longispinosus isolate EJ_2023e chromosome 10, Tlon_JGU_v1, whole genome shotgun sequence, a single window of DNA contains:
- the LOC139820891 gene encoding F-box/LRR-repeat protein 4-like produces MASYHSIKVVAGEDRVNFIYQFVKDSDSCIKEYNYRNTWSISKTSKKIIGPPTNFPNYGDFSGSLVMRTNGFDISTSPWQKPITSSYDNPPQDVSHMYCNYLHLEFHKAVYPVRVSIYEVYNPGYVTEIWARGCDQRKNQWFLLWSGSPQTAIPLTSRIFSPPLKFCDFKINELKLQFMYSHWDYSTHLDAVKLIGTSELVLPKSPELNLTNLLKTIQQRVLTRASSGTSKCHRK; encoded by the exons ATGGCATCCTATCATTCAATCAAAGTCGTAGCAGGTGAAGATCGTGTTAACTTCATCTATCAATTTGTAAAGGATAGCGATAGCTGTATTAAAGAGTATAACTATAGGAATACTTGGAGTATATCGAAAACTAGTAAAAAGATAATCGGACCACCTACCAATTTTCCTAATTATGGAGATTTTTCAGGATCACTTGTTATG AGAACTAATGGTTTCGACATCTCGACATCTCCATGGCAGAAACCTATAACAAGCTCATATGACAATCCACCACAAGATGTTAGCCACATGTATTGTAATTATCTTC aTCTCGAGTTTCATAAAGCTGTATATCCAGTCAGAGTCTCTATATACGAAGTATATAATCCTGGGTATGTAACTGAAATTTGGGCTCGAGGATGTGATCAGAGGAAGAACCAATGGTTTCTATTATGGAGTGGATCACCTCAGACTGCAATTCCTTTGACATCGCGGATATTTTCGCCGCCGTTAAAGTTCTGTGACTTCAAAATCAATGAACTCAAACTACAATTTATGTACAGCCATTGGGACTATTCCACACACCTAGATGCTGTGAAGCTAATTGGCACGTCAGAATTAGTCCTACCTAAAAGTCCTGAACTGAATTTGACTAATCtgttaaaaa CAATACAGCAAAGAGTTTTAACAAGAGCCAGTTCGGGCACAAGCAAATGTCACAGGAAATAG